In Lewinellaceae bacterium, a single window of DNA contains:
- a CDS encoding TIGR02646 family protein, which produces MKHIRKDITNQPNSLTEVQSTPGAFFDDCNKEDIRQALLKEQGYICAYCMRRIDDRRDKYGSPRIFIEHYVPQSEDRLLSLTYMNMLGVCNGNDGFPKHLQHCDRSRGNSPLTIDPRLERCEILIKYTSGGEIYSDDPAVNNDLNSTLNLNKPRYLVDGRKIAIDQARKELKGWSEREIKRAIRKWSQLNKDGRFPEFCQAAVYYLKKKLRSR; this is translated from the coding sequence ATGAAGCACATTAGGAAAGATATTACCAATCAACCCAATTCCTTAACAGAAGTACAATCTACTCCAGGCGCTTTTTTCGACGATTGTAACAAGGAGGATATTCGGCAAGCGCTGCTTAAAGAACAAGGGTACATTTGTGCATATTGCATGCGCCGGATTGATGACCGACGTGATAAATACGGGTCGCCCAGAATTTTTATTGAACATTACGTTCCCCAAAGCGAAGACAGGCTCTTAAGCCTGACATATATGAACATGCTGGGCGTTTGTAATGGGAATGACGGATTTCCCAAACACCTTCAACATTGCGATCGAAGCAGGGGAAATAGTCCTTTAACTATAGACCCAAGGCTGGAAAGATGTGAGATTTTAATTAAATATACCTCTGGCGGCGAGATTTATTCTGATGATCCGGCAGTCAATAACGATCTCAATTCGACACTTAATCTAAACAAGCCTCGTTATCTGGTGGATGGCAGGAAAATTGCAATTGATCAAGCCCGGAAAGAATTAAAGGGCTGGAGCGAAAGAGAGATCAAACGAGCCATTAGAAAATGGAGCCAATTAAATAAAGATGGGCGTTTCCCAGAGTTTTGCCAAGCCGCAGTTTATTACCTCAAAAAGAAGCTACGCTCCCGTTGA
- a CDS encoding MarR family transcriptional regulator: protein MRIEEAIQQTKPFRNARHKAIVNIIYTNNWVQEQIKSELKPYGITMQQYNVLRVLKGAGNPISTSVIRERLLDKMADTSRMVERLYQKGLVLRSSCKFDKRLVDVSISPEGEKLLSGLKNINPGLDEILAGLTEEEAEMLSGLLDKARGGVRLDG from the coding sequence ATGAGAATAGAGGAAGCCATACAACAAACCAAACCATTTCGCAATGCCCGGCATAAAGCGATAGTGAACATCATTTATACCAACAACTGGGTTCAGGAACAGATCAAGAGCGAACTCAAGCCCTATGGCATCACCATGCAGCAATACAACGTCCTGCGCGTACTCAAAGGAGCAGGCAACCCCATCAGCACCTCGGTCATCAGGGAGCGGCTGCTAGACAAAATGGCCGATACCTCCCGCATGGTGGAGCGCCTGTACCAAAAGGGGCTCGTCCTGCGCAGCTCCTGCAAGTTCGACAAGCGCCTGGTAGATGTCAGCATCAGCCCGGAAGGGGAAAAACTCCTGTCGGGCCTGAAAAACATCAATCCCGGGCTGGATGAAATCCTCGCCGGCCTCACCGAGGAGGAGGCTGAGATGTTGAGCGGGCTGCTGGATAAGGCGAGGGGGGGGGTGAGGTTAGATGGTTAG
- a CDS encoding sodium:solute symporter, with product MNTLDYIIVIVYAVGFLGLGYIFKDQKDGKDYFLGGKSFGWLPLGLSVMATQLSAISFISAPAFVGIREGGGLEWLSYELAVPIAMIFLMAILFPPLYNSGVVSIYEYLERRFSASTRLLLSFVFLVSRAFATGVMIYAVSIILESVLDISFFSTLAVIGVITLAYSLQGGMKAVVYGDMIQMIILFIGIIACMIYGLVEVGGWDNFVANLDRSRLEAIDFSSLGFQKGEEFGFWPMVIGGLFLYVSYYGTDQSQAQRMLSARDLGTVRKTLLFNGLIRFPLTFAYCLMGLIIGTMVMITPEFQAEVPADKPDMMIPVFIRDYLPHGMIGLLIVAILSAAMSSLSSAINSLSAVTMEDFISRGREIPAGRYMVYSRFTALFWGLVCIFLAIYAGNIADTVIEAINKVGSVFFGPILATFLLAIMTKKTHALGANIGLAAGVLTNVFLWLAVENIFWFWWNFIGAAVTLSLGYGLSLLLPGKPKELVIDFTVDPKWLFTREAKILMGFFVVIVLFSMYVKYLI from the coding sequence ATGAACACCCTCGACTACATCATTGTCATAGTCTATGCCGTCGGTTTTTTGGGCCTCGGCTATATTTTTAAAGACCAGAAAGACGGGAAAGACTACTTTCTGGGCGGCAAGAGCTTTGGCTGGCTGCCTCTGGGGCTTTCGGTCATGGCTACGCAGTTGTCTGCCATCAGTTTTATCTCCGCCCCGGCTTTTGTCGGCATCCGGGAAGGGGGCGGGCTGGAATGGCTGAGTTACGAACTGGCCGTTCCCATCGCCATGATCTTTCTGATGGCCATTCTTTTTCCGCCGCTTTACAACTCCGGAGTGGTCAGTATTTACGAATACCTGGAGCGGCGCTTCAGCGCCTCTACCCGCCTCCTGCTCAGCTTTGTCTTTCTGGTGAGCCGGGCCTTTGCCACCGGAGTAATGATCTACGCCGTTTCCATCATCCTGGAAAGCGTGCTGGACATTTCCTTTTTCAGCACCCTGGCTGTTATCGGGGTCATCACGCTGGCCTATTCCTTGCAGGGCGGGATGAAAGCCGTGGTATACGGCGACATGATACAGATGATCATCCTCTTCATCGGCATCATCGCCTGCATGATCTATGGCCTGGTGGAAGTTGGCGGGTGGGACAATTTTGTGGCCAACCTGGACCGCAGCCGGCTCGAAGCGATAGATTTTTCCTCTCTTGGCTTCCAAAAGGGAGAAGAATTTGGCTTCTGGCCGATGGTCATCGGCGGGCTTTTCCTCTACGTTTCCTACTACGGCACCGACCAGTCGCAGGCCCAGCGCATGCTTTCCGCCCGTGACCTGGGGACGGTGCGCAAAACCCTGCTGTTCAACGGGCTGATCCGGTTCCCGCTGACCTTCGCTTACTGCCTGATGGGCCTGATCATCGGGACCATGGTGATGATCACCCCGGAATTTCAGGCGGAGGTGCCGGCGGATAAGCCGGATATGATGATCCCGGTCTTCATTCGCGACTACCTGCCCCACGGCATGATCGGGCTGCTGATCGTGGCCATCCTGTCGGCCGCCATGTCTTCGCTCAGTTCGGCCATCAACTCCCTCTCGGCAGTGACGATGGAAGATTTCATCAGCCGAGGCCGGGAAATCCCGGCGGGCCGCTACATGGTGTACAGCCGCTTTACCGCCTTGTTCTGGGGGCTGGTGTGCATCTTTTTGGCCATCTACGCCGGCAATATCGCCGACACGGTCATCGAAGCGATCAACAAGGTCGGCTCGGTGTTCTTCGGCCCCATCCTGGCGACCTTTCTGCTGGCCATTATGACCAAGAAAACACATGCGCTGGGTGCGAACATCGGCCTGGCGGCCGGTGTTCTAACCAATGTATTCCTGTGGCTGGCAGTCGAAAACATCTTCTGGTTCTGGTGGAATTTCATCGGCGCCGCCGTCACCCTCTCCCTGGGTTATGGCCTGAGCCTGCTGCTGCCGGGCAAGCCGAAGGAATTGGTTATAGACTTCACCGTCGACCCGAAATGGCTGTTCACCCGGGAAGCCAAAATATTAATGGGCTTTTTTGTGGTTATTGTGCTGTTCAGCATGTATGTCAAGTACCTGATATGA
- a CDS encoding T9SS type A sorting domain-containing protein produces MKLTRLLIMMAIIAVAASTTTVFGQSKLKRSNIMEAQTAEKCVEPFLDAPANPESVNPVNLQIPVSFRSGTEYPIGFTTYDLQSNNSVDDRISRGPDGSIYGVWTFSLNGDVSAPDRGTGYNKTTDGVWGEQPTQRVESVRVGWPSHVITASGTEMSIAHVGAPAVHVARREAGSDTWTEADIPSGILPANGGPGILWPRATASGENVHVIAISYPIANGGAEYEGVDGHPLYYRSTDAGATWDKVDIILPGLDNTSINSGTADGYAIDSRGDVVAVAFFEGWSDVILMKSEDNGETWTKTILHDHPLDRYVIDAGYSIEDVLPYPDDHPAVTNGALGTFNLADSLAILSNDESGAVIIDPNGMVHAFWGRMYVTDADLTDGNSSYYPTTSGLMYWNETFGPDSSRMIVDVLDYDGNDTLDINGDNIALYYASMTGQPNAGVDADGNIYVAYTNVMETDRFLNIEDNQYYRHILMTASPDGGETWTAPYDIINPDVVIEPDLVDFYEAVFPSVTSNVDGTIDLVYQQDFRPGLAVRGDMDVFETNTINHVSLTPDQVGIIVDKTEETVQPEYFQLAVQPNPANNEALVSFELDNNARYSLSLLNIMGQKVADIETANGFGANQVRVNVSDLKSGVYLLRLQAENKVAVAKLMVQ; encoded by the coding sequence ATGAAATTAACTCGACTCCTCATCATGATGGCCATCATTGCCGTGGCCGCAAGCACAACCACTGTCTTCGGGCAGTCCAAGCTTAAAAGGAGCAACATTATGGAGGCGCAAACTGCCGAGAAATGCGTAGAACCATTTCTGGACGCCCCCGCGAATCCGGAATCCGTCAACCCGGTGAATCTTCAGATACCCGTTTCGTTCCGCAGCGGCACGGAATACCCGATCGGCTTCACGACCTACGACCTGCAGTCCAACAACTCCGTTGACGACCGCATTTCCCGCGGGCCTGACGGTTCGATCTACGGCGTCTGGACGTTTAGCCTGAACGGCGATGTCAGCGCTCCGGACCGCGGCACGGGTTACAACAAGACTACGGACGGCGTATGGGGCGAACAACCGACGCAACGTGTTGAGAGTGTCCGCGTTGGTTGGCCCAGCCACGTCATTACCGCCAGCGGAACTGAAATGAGCATCGCTCATGTTGGCGCGCCGGCCGTTCACGTAGCCCGCCGGGAAGCCGGCAGCGACACCTGGACTGAGGCGGACATTCCTTCCGGCATCCTTCCGGCCAACGGCGGCCCCGGCATCCTGTGGCCCCGCGCTACGGCCAGCGGCGAAAACGTGCATGTTATCGCCATTTCTTATCCGATAGCCAATGGCGGTGCCGAATACGAAGGCGTAGACGGCCACCCGCTCTATTACCGTTCTACGGACGCTGGAGCTACCTGGGATAAGGTGGATATCATCCTGCCCGGCCTCGACAATACTTCCATCAACTCCGGCACAGCCGATGGATATGCTATCGATTCCCGGGGCGATGTCGTAGCTGTTGCCTTCTTTGAAGGCTGGAGCGATGTCATCCTGATGAAGTCGGAAGACAATGGCGAAACCTGGACCAAGACCATCCTGCACGACCATCCGCTTGACCGTTATGTCATCGATGCAGGCTATAGCATTGAAGATGTTCTTCCATACCCGGATGATCATCCTGCCGTAACGAATGGCGCACTAGGCACTTTCAACCTGGCTGACTCCCTGGCCATTCTTTCCAATGATGAATCCGGCGCGGTGATCATCGACCCGAATGGCATGGTTCATGCTTTCTGGGGAAGAATGTATGTTACGGATGCCGACCTGACGGACGGGAACTCCAGCTACTATCCCACTACCAGCGGCCTGATGTACTGGAACGAAACTTTCGGCCCGGATAGCAGCCGAATGATCGTCGATGTGCTCGACTACGATGGCAATGACACGCTCGATATTAACGGCGACAATATTGCCTTATACTACGCTTCCATGACCGGCCAGCCCAATGCCGGGGTAGACGCCGATGGCAACATCTATGTCGCGTACACCAACGTGATGGAAACCGACCGGTTCCTCAACATAGAAGACAACCAGTACTATCGCCATATTCTCATGACGGCCTCTCCGGATGGCGGGGAGACCTGGACGGCGCCCTACGATATCATCAACCCGGATGTGGTCATCGAACCGGATCTGGTTGATTTCTACGAGGCGGTGTTCCCCTCGGTTACTTCCAACGTGGATGGCACCATCGATCTCGTCTATCAGCAGGACTTCCGCCCCGGCCTGGCGGTCAGAGGAGATATGGATGTATTCGAAACGAACACCATCAACCACGTGAGCCTGACTCCGGATCAGGTGGGCATCATCGTGGATAAGACGGAAGAAACCGTGCAACCCGAATACTTCCAACTGGCCGTGCAGCCCAACCCGGCCAACAACGAAGCGCTGGTCAGCTTTGAGCTGGACAACAACGCTCGGTACAGCCTGAGCCTGCTCAACATCATGGGCCAGAAAGTGGCTGATATTGAAACAGCCAACGGCTTCGGCGCCAACCAGGTGCGGGTCAACGTCAGCGACCTGAAGTCCGGCGTTTACCTCCTGCGTTTGCAGGCGGAGAATAAAGTCGCTGTCGCCAAGTTGATGGTGCAGTGA
- a CDS encoding T9SS type A sorting domain-containing protein, translating into MKTTQLLAFVVFFSMVATLPVDAQSTKLVRPAALNTPAVKHTCPEILPTAPSVVQVQPAPVRPPSSSPVAFRANREVLIGFTTYDIQTNNGICNRVSVGPDGRIMGTWIKGDEPASYPDRGTGYNTNPDGVWGDPPADRIEAATRTGWPNHVVTASGGEFVVAHTGANDLHISRKAAGSSAWEESDIPTQTPSGLLWPRAAGSGETVHVLAITTPIDFGASGPYNGVDGHPLYFRSPDGGATWDVVDFAIPGLDSTALAFVGPDVYTINARGETVVVGLFHGFSDIMIFKSTDNGDTWTQFILKDFPIDKYVEDSGYSFEDLPPYDPDQPDSLAILSTDGAGAVAIDNDGNVHAFWGRMYVLDTPGDGATNYYPGVSGLMYWNESFGPDSSRQITDVVDLNGNDTIDIETGDQISGYNVGLTSFPTAGVDADGNLYLTYLGIMESMDFFNEEDQQFYRHVYVMASQDGGETWTEPYDIINADIVAEPDLVNFVESAFPAMAPDVGETINIVYQADFRPGTAVGQDADEPVENFINFVALPREDLVSKAEEAVQPEFFQMAVQPNPANNEALVSFELDNNAQYSLSMLDIMGRKVADIETANGFANNQVRVNVSNLTPGVYLLRLQAENKVAVAKLMVQ; encoded by the coding sequence ATGAAAACAACTCAACTTCTGGCCTTTGTGGTATTTTTCTCCATGGTGGCCACTCTGCCTGTCGATGCCCAATCAACCAAATTGGTGCGGCCTGCTGCGCTCAACACGCCGGCGGTAAAACATACCTGCCCGGAGATACTGCCTACCGCGCCTTCCGTGGTTCAGGTTCAACCGGCTCCGGTAAGGCCGCCGTCGTCCAGCCCGGTAGCTTTCCGGGCGAACCGGGAAGTACTCATCGGTTTTACGACCTATGACATACAGACCAATAACGGTATATGCAACCGCGTGTCGGTAGGCCCCGACGGCCGCATAATGGGCACCTGGATAAAAGGGGACGAACCTGCGAGTTATCCCGACCGGGGCACCGGCTACAACACCAATCCGGACGGCGTGTGGGGCGATCCGCCCGCCGACCGGATCGAAGCCGCTACCCGGACGGGCTGGCCTAACCATGTGGTTACGGCATCCGGGGGGGAATTTGTAGTGGCTCACACCGGGGCCAATGACCTTCATATCTCGCGCAAAGCCGCCGGCAGTTCTGCCTGGGAAGAGAGCGACATTCCTACCCAAACTCCTTCCGGCCTGCTTTGGCCCCGTGCTGCCGGCAGCGGCGAAACGGTTCATGTACTGGCCATTACCACTCCGATCGACTTCGGCGCTTCCGGGCCTTACAACGGCGTTGACGGCCATCCGCTGTACTTTCGTTCCCCGGACGGAGGCGCAACCTGGGATGTCGTGGATTTCGCCATCCCCGGGCTGGACAGCACCGCCCTGGCCTTTGTCGGCCCCGACGTCTACACCATTAACGCCAGGGGAGAAACCGTAGTCGTCGGCCTGTTTCATGGTTTCAGCGACATCATGATCTTCAAATCTACCGATAACGGAGATACCTGGACCCAGTTCATTCTCAAGGATTTTCCTATTGATAAATACGTGGAAGACTCCGGTTACTCTTTTGAAGACCTTCCCCCTTACGATCCCGACCAACCGGATTCCCTGGCCATCCTGTCGACCGACGGCGCCGGCGCAGTGGCCATCGACAATGATGGCAATGTGCACGCCTTCTGGGGGAGAATGTACGTGCTGGATACGCCCGGAGATGGCGCAACCAACTATTACCCGGGAGTAAGCGGCCTGATGTACTGGAACGAGAGCTTCGGCCCGGACAGCAGCCGGCAGATCACCGACGTGGTAGACCTCAATGGCAACGACACGATTGATATCGAGACCGGAGACCAAATCTCCGGTTACAATGTCGGCCTGACGTCTTTCCCCACCGCCGGCGTGGATGCCGACGGCAACCTCTACCTCACCTACCTGGGCATCATGGAAAGCATGGACTTCTTCAATGAAGAGGACCAGCAGTTCTACCGCCATGTTTACGTCATGGCCTCTCAGGACGGCGGCGAGACCTGGACAGAGCCCTACGACATTATCAATGCGGATATCGTTGCCGAACCGGACCTGGTGAACTTTGTCGAATCGGCCTTCCCGGCCATGGCCCCCGACGTCGGGGAAACCATCAATATCGTGTACCAGGCAGATTTCCGCCCCGGCACGGCCGTTGGGCAGGATGCCGATGAGCCGGTGGAGAACTTCATCAACTTCGTCGCGCTGCCGCGCGAAGATTTAGTGTCGAAGGCAGAGGAAGCCGTTCAGCCGGAATTCTTCCAGATGGCAGTGCAGCCCAACCCGGCCAACAACGAAGCGCTGGTCAGCTTTGAGCTGGACAACAATGCTCAATACAGCCTGAGCATGCTCGACATCATGGGCCGGAAGGTAGCTGATATCGAGACAGCCAACGGCTTTGCTAACAATCAGGTGCGGGTCAACGTCAGCAACCTGACGCCAGGCGTTTACCTGCTGCGTTTGCAGGCGGAGAATAAAGTCGCTGTCGCCAAGTTGATGGTGCAGTGA
- a CDS encoding glycosyltransferase: MKLSIIIVNYNVKHFLEQALLSVRRASRGLEVEVWVVDNNSVDDSVPMVREKFPEVQLIANQHNPGFSTANNQAIRQSSGKYVLLLNPDTVVEEDTFEKCIAFMDAHPEAGGLGVRMIDGSGKFLPESKRGFPTPWVAFCKTVGLSRLFPRSRLFNHYHLGYLGEHEVREVEVLAGAFMLLRHSALDEIGLLDEAFFMYGEDIDLSYRILQAGYKNYYFPEATIIHYKGESTKKGSLNYVKAFYTAMIIFARKHFRGDKARLFVLMLQAAIYFRALLTVVSGFFKKAYLPVLDAAIIFGGLVFLKNFWAVYHFRDSGYYDNGAFLFFNAPLYISIWLATVYFSGGYDRQLSTRRLVRGLLAGTVLLAAVYGFLDLEYRSSRALILLGALWAILSTVALRFLLHFFRYGNFNLGRTKMKKLVIVGSQEESERVQRLLHLAQVQKNFIGTVAPWEEADTRLYLSRLPQLDEVVQIYRIEEVIFCSRDVRAQDIMNWMARLGPAVDYKIVPQESLSIIGSSSKNTAGELYTIDIQYGIAQAHNRRNKRIADLFLSILLFLLFPLLSMIMARPLGLLRNILSVLAGRHSWVGYAPAVQGSGSLPSIRPGILSPLDALSIDGLDEPTVQRLNFLYAKDYHLSRDFDIIWKGLRQLGREPEHF; encoded by the coding sequence ATGAAGCTTTCAATAATTATCGTCAACTATAATGTCAAACACTTCCTGGAGCAAGCCCTGCTTTCCGTGCGCCGGGCATCCCGTGGATTGGAAGTAGAAGTATGGGTGGTGGACAACAACTCAGTAGACGACTCCGTGCCGATGGTCCGGGAGAAGTTCCCGGAAGTGCAGCTCATCGCCAACCAGCACAACCCCGGCTTCTCTACCGCTAACAATCAGGCTATCCGGCAATCGTCGGGAAAATATGTGCTGTTGCTCAATCCGGACACGGTCGTTGAGGAAGATACCTTTGAGAAATGCATAGCGTTTATGGACGCTCACCCGGAAGCGGGAGGGCTGGGAGTGCGCATGATCGACGGGAGCGGAAAATTCCTGCCGGAATCCAAGCGCGGTTTCCCGACTCCCTGGGTCGCCTTTTGCAAAACGGTGGGCTTGTCGAGGCTCTTCCCCCGGTCCCGCCTGTTCAACCATTATCACCTGGGGTATCTCGGCGAGCATGAGGTGCGCGAGGTAGAGGTGCTGGCAGGCGCCTTTATGCTGCTGCGGCATTCGGCGCTGGACGAAATAGGCCTGCTGGACGAGGCCTTCTTCATGTACGGGGAGGACATCGACCTTTCCTATCGCATCTTACAGGCTGGCTACAAGAACTATTACTTTCCGGAGGCCACCATCATCCACTACAAGGGGGAGAGCACCAAGAAAGGCAGCCTGAACTACGTGAAGGCCTTTTACACCGCCATGATCATCTTCGCCCGCAAGCACTTCCGGGGCGATAAAGCACGGCTGTTCGTGCTGATGCTGCAGGCGGCCATCTACTTCCGGGCTTTGCTGACGGTCGTTTCGGGTTTCTTCAAAAAAGCCTATCTGCCGGTGCTGGATGCCGCCATTATCTTCGGCGGGCTGGTGTTCCTCAAGAACTTCTGGGCGGTGTACCATTTCCGGGATTCCGGTTATTACGACAACGGCGCCTTCCTGTTTTTCAACGCGCCCCTCTACATCAGCATCTGGTTAGCCACCGTTTACTTTAGCGGCGGCTACGACCGGCAGCTCAGCACCCGGCGCCTGGTGCGGGGCCTGCTTGCGGGAACCGTGCTGCTGGCCGCCGTTTATGGATTTCTGGACCTGGAGTACCGCTCTTCCCGGGCACTGATCCTCCTGGGAGCGCTGTGGGCTATCCTCTCCACCGTGGCCTTGCGGTTCTTGCTTCATTTTTTCCGGTATGGCAATTTCAACCTGGGCCGGACAAAAATGAAGAAGCTGGTCATCGTAGGGTCGCAGGAAGAAAGCGAACGCGTACAGCGGCTGTTACACCTGGCGCAGGTGCAGAAGAACTTTATCGGCACTGTGGCCCCCTGGGAGGAAGCCGATACCAGGCTGTACCTGAGCCGCTTGCCGCAGTTGGACGAGGTGGTGCAAATCTACAGGATCGAAGAAGTGATTTTTTGCTCCCGGGATGTGAGGGCTCAGGATATTATGAACTGGATGGCCCGCCTGGGCCCGGCGGTCGATTACAAGATCGTGCCGCAGGAAAGCCTTAGCATCATCGGCAGCAGCTCAAAAAATACGGCGGGAGAACTCTACACCATCGATATCCAGTACGGCATTGCGCAGGCCCACAACCGCCGCAACAAACGGATTGCCGACTTGTTTTTGTCTATCCTCCTGTTCCTTCTTTTCCCGCTGCTTTCTATGATAATGGCTCGACCCCTCGGCTTGTTGCGGAATATCCTGAGCGTGCTGGCTGGCCGGCATTCCTGGGTTGGATATGCTCCCGCCGTCCAGGGTTCCGGCAGCCTGCCTTCTATCCGCCCGGGCATCCTTTCTCCCCTCGATGCGCTTTCCATAGACGGACTGGATGAACCCACCGTGCAGCGCCTCAACTTCCTGTATGCTAAGGATTATCATCTGAGCAGAGATTTCGATATCATTTGGAAGGGGCTGCGGCAGCTGGGGCGGGAACCGGAGCATTTTTGA
- a CDS encoding PQQ-dependent sugar dehydrogenase: MRFPLLLVFAFFGAVLSAQPALELELFASGFTLPVDIAHAGDGRLFIVEKPGRIRIIDSNGDVLGAAFLDIGARVNSQASERGLLGLAFHPDYASNGYFFVNYTNSGGDTRISRFSVTAGNPNQADPNSELILLQVDQPFANHNAGDLNFGPDGYLYFGLGDGGSANDPGNRAQNRQTLLGKMLRIDVDNGNPYSIPADNPFASDDFTLDEIWAVGLRNPWRFSFDRLTGAIWIADVGQDTWEEVNYQAPGSAGGQNYGWRCYEGEQAFNLSGCAAQSEYAFPVATYRNNSSTGCSITGGYVYRGAQYPDMYGYYLYADYCTGRFWSLAPDGQGGWQNANLANLNNTQFVTFGEDSEGELYVAAISDGDIYRVTAPCDSPLAPAISGEAVTCSPDQPAVLQANTAPAGYAYAWYRDGLLVSLGNEQSYFATEGGLYTVAFWADSPEGCNSAPSDGFEVAAPDFPEELIAVDGSELTAPAGFIDYRWFLDGEIIDGAFSNTYTATENGAYSVQVTDANGCIRTSEAVMLAVGTLEAIGLESLAIAPNPFRNGFQLELKASEPGVIRIWLAAMDGKLFFEKTHFIERHWKEWASTSDLPPGTYLLGLERGGKQVVRQVVKR, from the coding sequence ATGAGATTCCCCCTATTATTGGTTTTTGCCTTCTTTGGGGCGGTACTTTCCGCCCAACCCGCTCTCGAACTGGAGCTCTTTGCCTCCGGGTTCACCCTTCCGGTGGACATTGCCCACGCCGGAGACGGCCGCCTGTTTATTGTCGAAAAGCCGGGGCGCATCCGCATCATCGACAGCAATGGCGATGTCCTGGGCGCTGCCTTTCTCGATATTGGTGCCCGGGTCAACTCCCAGGCCAGCGAGCGGGGCCTGCTGGGGCTGGCTTTTCATCCGGATTACGCTTCCAACGGCTATTTTTTTGTCAACTACACCAACAGCGGGGGGGACACCCGGATTTCCCGCTTTAGCGTCACCGCCGGCAACCCCAACCAGGCGGACCCCAACAGCGAGCTCATCCTGTTGCAGGTAGATCAGCCGTTTGCCAACCACAATGCCGGCGACCTCAACTTTGGCCCCGACGGCTACCTGTACTTCGGCCTGGGCGACGGGGGCTCGGCCAACGACCCCGGCAACCGGGCGCAAAACCGGCAAACCCTGCTGGGCAAAATGCTGCGCATCGACGTCGACAACGGCAACCCCTACAGCATACCGGCGGACAACCCCTTCGCCTCCGACGATTTTACCCTCGACGAGATCTGGGCGGTCGGCCTGCGCAACCCCTGGCGATTCAGTTTCGATCGCCTGACCGGCGCCATTTGGATCGCCGACGTGGGGCAGGATACCTGGGAGGAGGTCAACTACCAGGCGCCCGGCAGCGCGGGAGGGCAGAATTATGGCTGGCGCTGTTATGAAGGCGAGCAGGCCTTCAACTTGTCTGGCTGCGCGGCGCAGAGCGAATATGCCTTCCCGGTGGCGACCTACCGCAACAACAGCAGTACGGGGTGCTCTATCACCGGGGGGTACGTCTACCGGGGCGCTCAGTATCCGGATATGTACGGCTATTACCTCTATGCCGATTATTGTACCGGCCGCTTCTGGTCGCTGGCGCCCGACGGGCAGGGCGGCTGGCAGAATGCCAATCTGGCTAACCTGAACAATACGCAATTTGTCACTTTTGGAGAAGATAGCGAGGGCGAGTTGTACGTCGCCGCCATCAGCGACGGCGATATTTACCGCGTTACGGCGCCCTGCGATTCGCCGCTTGCGCCGGCGATCAGCGGAGAAGCCGTAACCTGCAGCCCGGACCAACCTGCCGTTCTGCAGGCCAATACGGCACCAGCCGGGTACGCTTATGCCTGGTACAGGGATGGCCTGCTGGTATCCCTGGGCAATGAGCAGAGCTATTTTGCAACAGAAGGCGGCCTCTACACCGTCGCCTTTTGGGCGGATAGCCCGGAGGGATGCAATTCTGCGCCATCCGATGGCTTTGAAGTGGCGGCGCCCGATTTTCCGGAGGAACTGATCGCAGTGGACGGTTCTGAACTGACGGCCCCTGCCGGCTTTATAGATTACCGGTGGTTTCTGGACGGCGAGATCATCGATGGCGCTTTCAGCAATACTTACACGGCTACGGAAAACGGCGCCTACTCGGTTCAGGTGACGGACGCCAATGGCTGTATCCGCACTTCCGAAGCCGTTATGTTGGCTGTGGGCACCCTCGAAGCGATCGGTTTGGAAAGCCTGGCGATAGCCCCCAACCCTTTCCGGAACGGCTTCCAACTCGAACTAAAAGCTTCTGAACCCGGAGTTATCCGCATCTGGCTGGCCGCTATGGATGGGAAGCTGTTTTTTGAAAAAACGCACTTCATTGAACGGCATTGGAAGGAATGGGCCAGCACTTCTGATCTGCCGCCCGGCACCTATCTGCTGGGGCTGGAAAGAGGCGGGAAACAGGTGGTGCGGCAGGTGGTGAAGCGGTGA